A region of Culicoides brevitarsis isolate CSIRO-B50_1 chromosome 1, AGI_CSIRO_Cbre_v1, whole genome shotgun sequence DNA encodes the following proteins:
- the LOC134834497 gene encoding protein CLP1 homolog, translating to MSEEDQKEYTLEVDNELRFEIETKNKSCTVTLASGMAELFGTEMVKGKSYEFTDGAKVAIFSYHGCKLQLKGYTDVCYIAKETPMIQYLNCHAALEQLRVKAEEKNKRGPVVLICGPTDVGKSTLCRIFLNYAVRNGRRPLFVDLDVGQGSIAIPGTIGALLIERPAAIEENFSQQAPVVYHFGHKSPGDNQALYEILVKRLAEVTQLRLESDKKANYSGMIINTCGWVKGGGYKALLHAANAFECDAVFVLDQERLYNELLRDLGKDKQVVYLPKSGGVVERSREGRTEARDRRIREYFYGTVKAPLYPHSFDVKWSEMKVVKIGAPALPDSCMPLGMKAEDNMTKIVQVQPGTNLLHHVLAVSFAESTEDEVITSNAAGFICVTDVDTDRQTCTILSPEQRPLPNTLLLLSEIQFMDSH from the exons ATGTCAGAAGAAGATCAAAAAGAGTACACGTTGGAAGTTGACAATGAACTCCGTTTCGAGATAGAgacaaaaaacaaatcttGCACTGTAACCCTCGCTTCGGGGATGGCAGAATTATTCGGAACTGAAATGGTCAAAGGAAAATCTTACGAATTCACGGATGGAGCGAAAGTTGCCATTTTCAGCTATCACGGATGCAAACTTCAGCTCAAAGGGTACACGGATGTGTGTTATATTGCCAAAGAAACGCCCATG attcaATACTTGAATTGTCACGCCGCTTTGGAGCAACTTCGAGTCAAAGCTGAGGAAAAGAACAAACGAGGGCCTGTCGTGTTAATTTGCGGTCCAACAGACGTTGGAAAGTCAACTTTGTGcagaatttttctcaattacgCCGTTCGCAATGGACGACGACCACTTTTTGTCGATTTGGATGTCGGGCAAGGAAGTATCGCCATTCCCGGGACAATTGGAGCTCTTTTAATCGAACGTCCTGCGgcaatagaagaaaatttttcgcaacAAGCACCTGTTGTTTATCATTTTGGACATAAATCGCCGGGAGATAATCAAGCGTTGTacgaaattttggtaaaaagaTTGGCGGAAGTCACTCAGCTGCGTTTGGAAAGCGATAAAAAGGCAAATTATTCGGGAATGATCATCAATACTTGCGGATGGGTCAAAGGCGGAGGATATAAAGCCTTGTTACATGCGGCAAATGCCTTCGAATGTGATGCCGTTTTCGTTTTAGATCAAGAAAGGCTCTATAATGAGCTACTTCGGGACTTGGGAAAAGACAAACAAGTCGTTTATTTGCCCAAAAGCGGAGGCGTTGTCGAAAGATCGCGTGAAGGACGAACTGAAGCACGTGATCGACGAATTCGAGAATATTTCTATGGCACAGTAAAAGCTCCTTTGTATCCCCATTCGTTCGACGTGAAATGGTCTGAGATGAAAGTCGTCAAAATTGGCGCTCCAGCGTTGCCTGACAGTTGCATGCCGCTCGGAATGAAGGCAGAAGATAACATGACGAAGATCGTGCAAGTTCAACCCGGCACGAATCTCTTGCATCACGTGCTGGCTGTGAGTTTTGCCGAATCAACGGAAGACGAAGTCATTACGAGTAACGCTGCGGGATTTATTTGTGTCACGGATGTCGATACGGATCGTCAAACTTGCACAATTCTCTCGCCCGAACAACGTCCGTTGCCTAATACGCTGCTTTTGTTGtcagaaattcaatttatggACAGtcattaa
- the LOC134836092 gene encoding sister chromatid cohesion protein DCC1: MSSQSSNPPELYERTLQDVNQMLKYAKIDKKNLTNINQAIYFPKDTGELENFMLLELNPNLLADVEKGEDFYLKGGLNEKAVLCSASKTYDIKIAEISNSLLLIPDLKLAQATSTSPIKSAQGGMNKSLEKSFEDDEEENEEPTSQFMPFDSIERREVKKVFHEYFECTLIKPRYRKTMDLLQLARYSGPENEHTINKKLLFTYNQLLDTAQCSDAEFTEGLKLHRAIDIEGFIRILDPAYEYRIVTLMVNLISENSWALDEIDEEVTIASLEGLAPEDVVTGLFNVYTEKSEKEGFFKYKEDAVSKILLMNILKPGLKFEYGEFMETWMNAMPEGMSINENVLKGIGIIDKTGNQEVVKSLNEEDMPTNIHDRLKILFRTKERWSLDEIEPYIEYFTTPQLSVTTILTKFARSLTVNGVRLYVSKH, from the exons ATGTCGAGTCAGTCCTCAAATCCCCCGGAATTGTACGAAAGAACGCTCCAAGATGTCAATCAGATgctaaaatatgcaaaaatag acaagaaaaatttaacaaatatcaACCAAGCAATTTACTTCCCAAAAGACACGGGAGAGTTGGAAAACTTCATGTTGCTTGAATTAAACCCCAATTTGCTCGCTGACGTCGAAAAAGGTGAAGATTTCTACCTCAAAGGGGGTCTAAATGAGAAAGCTGTGCTTTGTTCCGCCTCAAAAACGTACGACATCAAAATCGCCGAAATTTCCAACAGCCTTCTCCTGATCCCCGATTTGAAACTTGCTCAAGCCACAAGTACGTCGCCCATCAAATCAGCGCAAGGCGGCATGAACAAGTCTCTCGAGAAGAGTTTcgaagacgacgaagaagaaaatgaagaacCAACATCCCAATTTATGCCTTTTGACAGCATCGAGCGACGCGAAGTGAAAAAAGTCTTCCACGAATACTTTGAATGCACGTTAATTAAGCCTCGTTATCGCAAAACGATGGATTTGCTTCAGCTCGCGAGATATTCGGGACCCGAGAACGAACACaccatcaacaaaaaattacttttcacgTACAATCAGCTTCTAGATACGGCGCAATGTAGCGACGCTGAGTTCACAGAAGGCTTGAAACTTCATCGAGCGATCGATATTGAGGGATTTATCAGAATTTTGGATCCAGCTTATGAATATCGGATCGTGACGTTGATGGTAAATTTGATTTCGGAGAATTCGTGGGCGCTGGATGAGATTGATGAGGAAGTTACGATTGCTTCGTTGGAAGGATTGGCGCCGGAAGACGTAGTTACGggattatttaatgtttatacGGAGAAAAGTGAGAAGGAGGGATTTTTCAAGTACAAAGAAGATGCAGTTTCGAAGATTTTGTTGATGAATATCCTGAAAcctggattgaaatttgaatatgGGGAGTTTATGGAGACTTGGATGAATGCGATGCCTGAAGGAATGAGCATTAAT gaaaacgTTCTCAAAGGCATCGGAATCATCGACAAAACGGGAAATCAGGAAGTTGTCAAGTCTCTTAATGAAGAAGACATGCCCACAAACATTCATGATCGTCTCAAAATCCTTTTTCGCACAAAAGAGCGATGGTCTCTCGACGAAATCGAGCCTTATATCGAATACTTTACAACTCCGCAGTTATCAGTTACGacaattttaaccaaattcgCGCGATCTCTCACTGTTAACGGCGTTCGATTGTACGTTTCGAAGCATTAA